The Bacteroidota bacterium genome includes the window AGAATTAGGAATGTCGGTATTTGTGCATCCTTGGGAAATGATGGGCCAAGATAAAATGCAACGCTATTGGTTACCTTGGTTGGTTGGAATGCCTGCTGAAACTTCGTTGGCTATTTGTTCCATGATTTTTGGAGGAGTGTTTGAGCGTTTACCAAATTTGCGTGTTGCCTTTGCGCATGGAGGAGGGTCGTTTCCGGCTACCATTGGACGTATTGAGCACGGTTACCAATGCCGACCCGATTTGGTTGCAATTGACAATCCGGTGAATCCACGGAATTACCTTGGAAAATTTTATTTAGACTCATTGGTGCATGAACCTAAAATGCTCGAGTTTATTGTTGATTTAGTAGGAGCTAACCGAGTTGCTTTAGGTTCAGATTATCCTTTCCCATTAGGTGAAAATGTGCCGGGTAGTTTAATCCGCGACATGAAATTTGATGCGGCTACAAAGGAATTATTGTTAAGCGGAACTGCACTCGAATGGCTGGATTTGAAGCGAGAAAAATTTGTTTAACTAAACAGATTTAGCTTTTTTTAGAGTAAACGAAAATACCGAACCGGCTCCTTCAGTACTAATAACCTGTATGCTTTGTGCATGAGCTTCAATAATGTGTTTCACAATAGCAAGACCTAAACCGGTGCCTCCTTCGCTGCGGCTTCTACCTTTATCAACTCTGTAAAATCGTTCAAAAACCCGCTCGCTATCATGCTTTGGAATTCCAATACCGTTGTCGGCAATTTCAACTAAAATGGTATCTCCAATATCGCTGGTTTTTGCAATGGTTTCGCCTCCATCTTTGCCGTATTTTATGGAGTTTACAATTAGATTGGTAAGTACCTGTCGGATTCTGAATTTATCGGCCATCACCCATAATGGTTTATTTTCGAGAAACACCGAATTTAATTTTATGTTTCGTTTTCCGGCGCGCATTTCCTGCGATTCAAACACATCTTTTATTAATCCGTTCAAATCAAACTTATCAATTTCCAATTGCAATTCACCGCTTTCGAGTTGGGTTATTGCTTCCAAATCTTCAACAATTGAAATCATGCGTTCAACACTTTTCTCGGCACGTTCCAGGTAATTTCGGTTGATGTTGGGATCTTCTAATCCTCCGTCAAGCAAGGTTAAAACGTATCCTTGAATATTAAAAATGGGTGTTTTTAGCTCGTGCGAAACATTGCCCAAATATTCCTTTCTATACACTTCAAGTTTTTTAAGGCGTTCAGTTTCATCGCGTCTTTCCTGGGCCCATATCTCAACTTCTTGCTTTGTTTTTTCTAAAAAGTCATCGTTTATTTTAGCCTCTTTTGTTACATCATCTTTTTCATTTACATTAAAATGATGAATGGTAAAGTAAATTTCTTTCAGCTTTTTATTAATAAATAATTGAAAAAATCCCCAAATTCCAAGGAGCAACAACAAGAAGCTAAAAGCCAACACCAAGGTGAGATTGCTGCTATTGGTATAATTAAATAGGTACCCAAAAATGAAAATTAGCAGGGTACAAACAAGTGCAGTAAGCAGCGAAAATTTTAAGGATAGACCAAAACGCATGCTTCAAAATTAGAAATCAAATTTATATCCTACACCTTTTACAGTTTTAATATAGGTATCGCCTAATTTTTCGCGTAATTTTCGAATGTGTACATCAATGGTTCTATCGCCTACAACTACATCATCGCCCCATACTTGCGATAAAATATGTTCGCGCGTAAATACTTTTCCGGGTTTTGATGAAAGCAATGCGAGTAATTCAAATTCTTTTTTTGGAAGGTAAATTTTTTCTCCGTCCTTTTCTATGCAGTATTGTTCGCGGTCAATCACAATTCCACCCAAATGCAAATTTTCAACTGCCGGGGCCAGGTTTCGATTTCTACGCAACAGGGCTTTAATTCGGCTTATTAGAACGCGTGGTTTAATGGGCTTGCTAATATAATCGTCCGCCCCAACTTCAAATCCTGCGATTTGCGAATAATCTTCATTACGTGCTGTTAGAAAAGCGATTATTACTTGTTGCAATTCGCTGTTTTCGCGCAACTGATTGCAGGTTTCAACACCATCCATACCCGGCATCATTACATCGAGTAAAATAAGTTGTGGTTTTTCTTGTAAAGCAATCTCAACGGCCTGTTTTCCGTTATCTGCGGTTAGTACCCGGTAGCCTTCTTTGCGCAAATTATAACTCAAAAATTCAAGAATATCCGTATCGTCATCTACCAGTAATATTGTTTGACCTTCTGTAGCCATGTGCTTAATTTATTTCTGTGCAAATTTCACTATTGCGTTAGTGAAGGGTATTGTTGCAATGTTAAGAAATCATTAACAATAATTAAATTAGAACTGCAGCCTTAGATTGAATATGCCTAATTTTTTAAAAATCTGTTCAGTTTTTTAAATAGTAATACCAAATACACACACCATACACTGGCGCGCGCTTGTTGCGCACGACTTCTGTATGTTACAAAAATTATGCTTTGCGGAATCCTGAACTTATACTTTTCTGACATCCGTACAAAATTAAGATAGGTGTATTTAATAGCAAGTGCATTGGTCACGCCTTACAAGATTGACAGTATCAGTATGAAACATCGCAATTAGAATATAGAATTTTATTAACTTTACAT containing:
- a CDS encoding amidohydrolase, with product MNHLCIDIHTHILPEHIPNWKKKFGYGGFIHLEHHKPCCARMMQDDKFFREVEDNCWSAEKRMQECDQHQVHVQVLSTVPVMFSYWAKAQDCLELSMFLNDHIAEIVQRYPKRFIGLGTLPLQAPDLAIKELERCKKIGLVGVQIGSHVNEWNLNDPNLFPVFQACAELGMSVFVHPWEMMGQDKMQRYWLPWLVGMPAETSLAICSMIFGGVFERLPNLRVAFAHGGGSFPATIGRIEHGYQCRPDLVAIDNPVNPRNYLGKFYLDSLVHEPKMLEFIVDLVGANRVALGSDYPFPLGENVPGSLIRDMKFDAATKELLLSGTALEWLDLKREKFV
- a CDS encoding sensor histidine kinase; this translates as MRFGLSLKFSLLTALVCTLLIFIFGYLFNYTNSSNLTLVLAFSFLLLLLGIWGFFQLFINKKLKEIYFTIHHFNVNEKDDVTKEAKINDDFLEKTKQEVEIWAQERRDETERLKKLEVYRKEYLGNVSHELKTPIFNIQGYVLTLLDGGLEDPNINRNYLERAEKSVERMISIVEDLEAITQLESGELQLEIDKFDLNGLIKDVFESQEMRAGKRNIKLNSVFLENKPLWVMADKFRIRQVLTNLIVNSIKYGKDGGETIAKTSDIGDTILVEIADNGIGIPKHDSERVFERFYRVDKGRSRSEGGTGLGLAIVKHIIEAHAQSIQVISTEGAGSVFSFTLKKAKSV
- a CDS encoding response regulator transcription factor, giving the protein MATEGQTILLVDDDTDILEFLSYNLRKEGYRVLTADNGKQAVEIALQEKPQLILLDVMMPGMDGVETCNQLRENSELQQVIIAFLTARNEDYSQIAGFEVGADDYISKPIKPRVLISRIKALLRRNRNLAPAVENLHLGGIVIDREQYCIEKDGEKIYLPKKEFELLALLSSKPGKVFTREHILSQVWGDDVVVGDRTIDVHIRKLREKLGDTYIKTVKGVGYKFDF